The Sphaerospermopsis torques-reginae ITEP-024 genome has a window encoding:
- a CDS encoding glycosyl hydrolase family 18 protein, with protein MAESTKTVVFIDPNVADWQSLVDGVEPGSLVFLLNPRRDGIRQITDKLAALTDIDSLQIISHGGEGSLSLGSSVLNSANLNSYSSQLQQWGKSLTATGDILLYGCDVAKGLVGKAFVQQISQLTGADVAASDDLTGSAALGGDWLLEYATGSIETPLALQVQAMEAYTSVLPNYIVGGYIGSWNLNSNTPVDTPFNKLTHLFYSFADVTSNGTVQLPQDGTGTGDIAKLQQIKAQNPNLKIILSIGGAVEPDFSSAAATVQSRANFAQSAIQLMKTNGFDGLDIDWEYPKANEDNNYIQLLSQLRQQINQASQNDGKQYLLTTALSGSPYQLSASDYGGNPYDFSPQDLKATSDYVDFINVMSYDYHGPWEQTTNHQSALYKSTNDNTYNAAKVNTNWAIQHYLSAGVPATDIVLGIPLYGRTWTGVNAGSNNGLFQQGTGSSELTYKDLYNLLGTNGYQSFWDNSAKVPYIYSSQTGVFSTYENNQSILGKTDYVKQLGLGGAFFWEITQDLPVTHPDSLINVAATNLGINNVVLPTITLAVSPSSVTEDGTTNLIYTFTRTDATTNALTVNYNVAGTATFNNDYTQIGAASFTATTGTITVAAGSSTKTLTIDPTADTTVESNETVALTLASGTGYTIGTTTAVTGTITNDDIGSPSITLAVSPSSVTEDGTTNLIYTFTRTGATTNALTVNYNVAGTATFNNDYTQIGAASFTATTGTITFAAGSSTKTLTIDPTADTTVESNETVALTLASGTGYTIGTTTAVTGTITNDDIGSPSITLAVSPSSVTEDGTTNLIYTFTRTGATTNALTVNYNVAGTATFNNDYTQIGAASFTATTGTITFAAGSSTKTLTIDPTADTTVESNETVALTLASGTGYTIGTTTAVTGTITNDDIGSPSITLAVSPSSVTEDGTTNLIYTFTRTGATTNALTVNYNVAGTATFNNDYTQIGAASFTATTGTITFAAGSSTKTLTIDPTADTTVESNETVALTLASGTGYTIGTTTAVTGTITNDDTDGPLTLTGDPTNNILVGGSGNDTFLGLGGNDILTGGLGADKFRFNSPSEGMDTIMDFSKAQGDKIELFGTGFNSLVWTDGVTNALAPSVFSIGTSSNSWTNTIIYNNSNGIVYFDADALGSGPQVALAQLSPGLNLTNQDFIVSWV; from the coding sequence ATGGCAGAATCTACCAAAACCGTTGTTTTCATTGATCCCAACGTTGCAGACTGGCAGAGTTTAGTTGATGGTGTCGAACCTGGTTCACTCGTATTCCTTCTTAACCCCAGACGGGATGGTATTAGGCAAATTACCGATAAATTAGCAGCACTTACAGACATTGATAGCCTTCAGATTATTTCTCACGGTGGAGAGGGTAGTTTGTCACTTGGTTCAAGTGTTTTGAACTCAGCAAACCTCAACAGTTATAGTTCACAATTGCAACAGTGGGGTAAATCTCTTACCGCTACAGGAGACATTCTGCTGTATGGTTGTGATGTAGCGAAGGGATTGGTAGGTAAAGCTTTTGTCCAACAAATTAGTCAGTTGACTGGGGCTGATGTAGCGGCATCTGATGACTTGACTGGTAGTGCTGCATTGGGTGGAGACTGGCTGTTAGAATATGCCACTGGATCGATTGAAACACCTCTGGCTTTGCAGGTTCAGGCAATGGAGGCTTATACATCTGTTTTGCCAAATTATATTGTAGGTGGATACATAGGCTCTTGGAATCTTAACTCCAATACACCTGTAGATACTCCGTTTAATAAACTCACACATTTGTTCTACTCCTTTGCTGATGTCACTTCAAATGGTACTGTTCAACTACCTCAAGATGGAACAGGAACAGGTGACATCGCTAAACTTCAACAAATCAAGGCTCAAAATCCCAACCTGAAAATCATCCTTTCCATTGGGGGTGCAGTAGAACCAGATTTTTCCTCTGCTGCTGCTACAGTGCAGTCTAGGGCAAACTTTGCTCAGTCTGCTATCCAACTAATGAAGACTAATGGATTTGATGGCCTAGATATTGACTGGGAGTATCCTAAAGCAAATGAGGATAATAATTACATCCAATTGCTATCACAATTGCGGCAACAAATCAATCAAGCCTCTCAAAATGATGGCAAGCAATATCTTCTCACTACAGCCCTTTCTGGTTCTCCTTACCAGTTGTCTGCATCTGATTATGGGGGTAACCCTTACGATTTCAGTCCACAAGATTTGAAAGCAACTTCCGATTATGTGGACTTTATCAATGTCATGAGTTATGACTATCACGGACCTTGGGAGCAAACAACAAATCATCAGTCAGCTTTGTATAAAAGCACAAATGATAACACTTATAACGCTGCTAAAGTCAATACTAATTGGGCGATTCAACATTATCTCAGTGCTGGTGTTCCAGCTACAGATATTGTCTTGGGTATTCCACTTTATGGGCGCACCTGGACTGGAGTTAACGCTGGTAGCAACAATGGGCTGTTTCAGCAGGGTACTGGTAGCTCTGAGCTTACATATAAGGATCTTTATAATCTATTGGGGACAAATGGCTATCAATCTTTCTGGGATAATAGCGCCAAAGTTCCCTACATTTATAGTTCTCAAACAGGGGTGTTCAGCACCTACGAAAATAACCAATCAATACTGGGCAAAACGGATTATGTCAAACAACTGGGACTTGGTGGTGCGTTCTTCTGGGAAATCACTCAAGATTTGCCGGTAACTCATCCTGATTCCTTAATTAATGTTGCGGCTACAAATTTGGGAATTAATAATGTTGTTTTACCAACCATTACCCTAGCAGTATCACCCAGTAGCGTCACTGAAGATGGTACAACCAATCTTATTTACACCTTCACCCGTACGGATGCAACAACCAACGCCTTAACCGTTAACTACAACGTTGCTGGTACAGCCACATTCAATAATGACTATACTCAAATAGGTGCAGCCAGTTTCACTGCTACCACCGGAACTATTACCGTTGCTGCGGGAAGTAGTACAAAAACTCTGACTATTGACCCCACAGCCGATACCACTGTGGAAAGTAATGAAACCGTGGCTTTAACTTTGGCTTCAGGAACAGGTTACACCATTGGTACAACTACAGCCGTCACGGGAACTATTACTAATGATGATATTGGTTCTCCCAGCATTACCCTAGCAGTATCACCCAGTAGCGTCACGGAAGATGGTACAACCAATCTTATTTACACCTTCACCCGTACGGGTGCAACAACCAACGCCTTAACCGTTAACTACAACGTTGCTGGTACAGCCACATTCAATAATGACTATACTCAAATAGGTGCAGCCAGTTTCACTGCTACCACCGGAACTATTACCTTTGCCGCGGGAAGTAGTACAAAAACTCTGACTATTGACCCCACAGCCGATACCACTGTGGAAAGTAATGAAACCGTGGCTTTAACTTTGGCTTCAGGAACAGGTTACACCATTGGTACAACTACAGCCGTCACGGGAACTATTACTAATGATGATATTGGTTCTCCCAGCATTACCCTAGCAGTATCACCCAGTAGCGTCACGGAAGATGGTACAACCAATCTTATTTACACCTTCACCCGTACGGGTGCAACAACCAACGCCTTAACCGTTAACTACAACGTTGCTGGTACAGCCACATTCAATAATGACTATACTCAAATAGGTGCAGCCAGTTTCACTGCTACCACCGGAACTATTACCTTTGCTGCGGGAAGTAGTACAAAAACTCTGACTATTGACCCCACAGCCGATACCACTGTGGAAAGTAATGAAACCGTGGCTTTAACTTTGGCTTCAGGAACAGGTTACACCATTGGTACAACTACAGCCGTCACGGGAACTATTACTAATGATGATATTGGTTCTCCCAGCATTACCCTAGCAGTATCACCCAGTAGCGTCACGGAAGATGGTACAACCAATCTTATTTACACCTTCACCCGTACGGGTGCAACAACCAACGCCTTAACCGTTAACTACAACGTTGCTGGTACAGCCACATTCAATAATGACTATACTCAAATAGGTGCAGCCAGTTTCACTGCTACCACCGGAACTATTACCTTTGCTGCGGGAAGTAGTACAAAAACTCTGACTATTGACCCCACAGCCGATACCACTGTGGAAAGTAATGAAACCGTGGCTTTAACTTTGGCTTCAGGAACAGGTTACACCATTGGTACAACTACAGCCGTCACGGGAACTATTACTAATGATGATACGGATGGACCATTAACCTTAACAGGAGATCCTACCAACAATATCCTAGTCGGAGGTTCTGGAAATGACACTTTCTTAGGACTGGGTGGAAATGACATTCTCACTGGTGGGCTTGGTGCTGATAAGTTCAGGTTTAACTCTCCCTCCGAAGGGATGGACACTATCATGGACTTTTCTAAGGCACAAGGAGACAAGATAGAATTGTTTGGAACTGGCTTTAATTCTCTGGTGTGGACAGATGGGGTAACTAATGCTCTAGCTCCCAGTGTATTTTCTATAGGTACAAGTTCTAATTCTTGGACAAATACCATTATCTATAATAATAGTAATGGTATTGTCTATTTTGATGCTGATGCTTTAGGTTCTGGTCCACAGGTAGCATTAGCACAACTATCTCCTGGACTCAATCTCACTAACCAGGACTTTATTGTTAGTTGGGTTTGA